CTTCGTTACTTCGGGATGTCTCGTTGGGTCGAAACGGGGGTCAAAGGCATATAGGACCTTATCGAGGTCCCTAAACCTTTTCAGGAGCTTCTTCGCCTGCTCGAACATAGCTATGCTGTTAAACCTAAAGCGGAGCTCCCTCTTAAGCTCGTCCTCTGCACAGCGCTCGCAGATGTACTCGTTGCGGTATTTTATCCTGTTGCCGGGAGTTAGAACCGTTATCCTGCCTTCGAGGAGGCAGAGACGGCACAGCTCGGCCTTCTCAACCCTCTTGTTTTGAAGCCTCCGCCTGAAGTAGTCCTCCCAATCGTCGGCGTTGACCAAAACTATTCTCGCCTGACGGAGAAGCTTCTCTATCTCCTTGGGGTTCCTGTACTGGCTCCCCTCAAGGACCTTGAAGAGCCTGCCCTCGCGCATTATGAAGCGGTAAACTCCATCGACCTTAAGTCCCTGCATCTGAGAAAGCTTCTCGGGTTCCTTCTCGATGAAAAATGCCTCGAGCTCGTTCTTCTTCCTGCCGGGTCTTATAACGAAGAGCATCTTCACCGCCTCGGCCAGCCGTCCATTCATCACAGCTCAGAGTCGGGAGGCGTCCTCATCGGCGAGCCAGCAGTCCTTGAGCTCTTCCACGACGAGGTTGGCCTCTATCGTCAAAGCATTTACCCCAAAGGTCTTTTTCAGATTTTCCAAGAACTTCCTCAATTCCTCCATGTCCCTGAATTCGGCCTTGATGACGACGTTGTAATCCCCGGTTTTTATGTAGAGGAACTCGACGTTCTCTAGCGATGCAACTTCCTTTAGAAGGCCTCTTGTGTATGGGTCAATCTCCTTGAGCCTCATGAGGATTAAAGCCCTGACAAAGTTTTCTAGGAAAGATGGGTCTATAATCGCGGAGTAACCCTTGATTGCTCCAAGCTTTTCAAGCTTTTCGACCCTGCTCTTCACGCTGGCGGGGGATAGATTAACGAGCTTTCCCAGTTCGGTCAGGGTAACCCTGCCATTTTTTCTCAAAATCCTCAGAATTTTCCTGTCCTTTTCGTCAATTCCGGGCATATTATCACCGCAAAGGAAAGGAAAAAGTCAGCGGGTAATCTTTACCTGGTTCATCAGCTCAAGCGGTTCTGGGTGTTTCTCGAAGTACTCTCTGACGGGTTTGAGCAACTCGATGAGGTACTCAGCAACCGCGTTCTTCAAATCGAGCGGGTGGAGCTTTCCTTCGGCGAAGTCCCTCTTGAGCTCC
Above is a genomic segment from Thermococcus sp. containing:
- a CDS encoding Lrp/AsnC family transcriptional regulator translates to MPGIDEKDRKILRILRKNGRVTLTELGKLVNLSPASVKSRVEKLEKLGAIKGYSAIIDPSFLENFVRALILMRLKEIDPYTRGLLKEVASLENVEFLYIKTGDYNVVIKAEFRDMEELRKFLENLKKTFGVNALTIEANLVVEELKDCWLADEDASRL